A stretch of Candidatus Zixiibacteriota bacterium DNA encodes these proteins:
- a CDS encoding HAD family hydrolase yields MIKCEKNRAVLCDMDGVIIWDNNLIEGAKGFVESLIEQDIPFLFITNYPSLTPSDLSHRVRKAGLDVPPEHFYTSAMATAAFLESQGAGDKVFVIGEGALTHALYEHGFKMTEQDPDFVVLGETRSYNFEMIEKAIRLIRHGARFIATNPDVSGPSGFPSCGALAAPIERVTHRKPFYIGKPNPYMMRAALRQLGAHSETTIMIGDNMETDIIAGIQSGLDTILVLSGVTTADDIDGYPYRPNYTYANVGEITTI; encoded by the coding sequence ATGATCAAATGCGAAAAGAATCGAGCCGTCCTGTGCGATATGGACGGTGTGATCATCTGGGACAACAACCTGATCGAAGGGGCCAAGGGATTCGTCGAATCGCTGATTGAGCAGGACATTCCGTTCTTGTTCATTACCAACTATCCGTCATTAACGCCGTCAGACCTGAGCCATCGTGTGCGCAAGGCGGGTTTGGATGTGCCGCCGGAACATTTCTATACCTCCGCAATGGCGACGGCGGCGTTCCTCGAGAGTCAGGGCGCGGGCGATAAAGTCTTCGTGATCGGCGAAGGAGCACTGACGCACGCGCTATACGAACACGGGTTCAAGATGACGGAACAGGATCCAGATTTTGTCGTGCTCGGAGAGACCCGGTCATACAATTTCGAGATGATTGAAAAGGCCATCAGGCTGATACGTCATGGTGCCCGATTTATTGCGACCAATCCGGACGTTTCCGGACCCTCCGGCTTCCCCAGTTGTGGTGCTCTGGCCGCCCCAATTGAGAGGGTCACTCATCGCAAGCCGTTCTACATCGGCAAGCCAAATCCATACATGATGCGTGCGGCGTTGCGACAGTTGGGGGCGCACTCTGAGACGACGATCATGATCGGCGACAATATGGAGACCGACATCATCGCCGGCATCCAGTCGGGGCTTGACACGATTCTGGTATTATCGGGTGTTACAACTGCTGACGACATAGACGGTTATCCTTATCGACCGAACTATACTTACGCCAACGTCGGCGAGATTACCACGATCTAG
- a CDS encoding cytochrome c3 family protein, translated as MNRRLKKPAPILIVISLLGLFGALLATVPLTAEGTTSASNEACLECHQDMADNLLGSKHALSAAGARGITVSCVECHSGWETHLDDPEANKPVVPSKLPFAEQANACASCHQNEHQALMVTTDPHGRAGLDCASCHSIHGNENAALVKDDSENYCLGCHQTVGAQFSARSAHPLHEGSVACADCHPMNNRQDMQLAKGFDWSCQNCHADVAGPYVYEHPVNYNHLVDGGGCVECHSPHGSPNERLLLQPGNGVCIQCHGVPPGHRVAHSGMAVKIDCVNCHTQFHGSNDNKLFLDPMLTTTFYANCYASGCHDNLKH; from the coding sequence ATGAATAGAAGACTGAAGAAACCCGCCCCGATCCTGATCGTCATCTCGCTGCTGGGTTTATTCGGTGCGCTGCTGGCAACCGTGCCGCTGACGGCGGAGGGAACCACGAGTGCGTCGAATGAAGCTTGCCTTGAGTGTCATCAGGATATGGCGGACAATCTTCTCGGATCGAAGCATGCACTTTCCGCAGCCGGCGCGCGTGGCATCACGGTTTCCTGTGTCGAGTGTCACAGCGGTTGGGAGACGCACTTGGATGATCCGGAAGCCAACAAGCCGGTGGTACCGAGCAAGCTGCCATTTGCCGAACAGGCGAACGCGTGCGCCTCGTGCCACCAGAACGAGCATCAGGCGCTGATGGTGACGACCGATCCGCACGGCCGCGCCGGGCTGGATTGCGCGAGTTGCCATTCGATTCACGGGAATGAGAATGCGGCGCTGGTGAAGGATGACAGCGAGAACTACTGTCTCGGTTGTCATCAGACGGTCGGCGCCCAGTTCAGCGCGCGCTCGGCGCATCCGCTGCACGAAGGCAGCGTAGCGTGTGCCGACTGCCACCCGATGAACAATCGCCAGGACATGCAATTGGCCAAGGGATTCGACTGGTCGTGCCAGAACTGTCACGCGGATGTGGCGGGGCCGTACGTCTACGAGCATCCGGTCAACTACAACCACCTGGTGGACGGCGGCGGGTGCGTGGAGTGCCACAGCCCGCACGGTTCGCCGAACGAACGCCTGCTGTTGCAGCCCGGCAACGGTGTCTGTATTCAGTGCCACGGCGTACCGCCCGGCCATCGCGTTGCCCATTCCGGCATGGCGGTCAAGATCGACTGCGTGAATTGCCACACGCAATTCCACGGTTCGAACGACAACAAGCTGTTCCTTGACCCGATGCTGACGACCACCTTTTACGCCAACTGCTACGCCTCCGGTTGTCACGACAACCTGAAGCATTAA